A single genomic interval of Chloracidobacterium validum harbors:
- a CDS encoding VWA domain-containing protein → MRSVTSRILAILATVFLEIGLVPTWAQDSPIRLTSELVVFEVSVFNRNTNAPVDGLSAADFTIIEDGKPQTIAQFGKEEKPLSVMVVLDTSKTTHKQFEALRQRLLEATFYLRPSDEMGILVTAERTELICNFTYDRRELSKAIRELDERKYGEEGIFLHDAIARAALALKVAANPAGRRVIVVISDNVAQQSRHLDRLDAEDAQTLLSEVGATVCGLILPNPGARLREAWRRGLANPTLSPGDLNDYAAQTGGETVRTTDADAGNRLGETLNRLRARYTVAWVSSNPNRDGKFRKVVIRVGSSLESYVVKTRRGYFAPRE, encoded by the coding sequence TTGCGAAGCGTAACGTCCCGCATCCTGGCCATTCTGGCAACTGTCTTTCTGGAGATTGGATTGGTGCCGACCTGGGCGCAAGACAGCCCGATCCGGCTGACATCCGAGTTGGTTGTTTTTGAGGTCAGCGTTTTCAACCGGAACACAAACGCTCCAGTGGATGGCTTATCAGCCGCCGACTTCACGATAATTGAGGATGGCAAGCCACAAACGATAGCCCAATTTGGAAAAGAAGAAAAACCGCTTTCCGTGATGGTGGTGCTCGATACAAGCAAAACGACCCACAAACAGTTTGAAGCTTTGCGTCAGCGGCTGCTGGAAGCTACATTCTACTTACGTCCATCAGATGAAATGGGTATTTTGGTTACGGCTGAACGGACCGAACTCATCTGCAACTTCACCTATGATCGCCGGGAATTATCCAAGGCAATACGTGAACTTGATGAGCGAAAATATGGAGAAGAAGGAATTTTTCTTCACGATGCCATTGCCCGTGCTGCCCTGGCGCTGAAAGTCGCGGCCAACCCGGCCGGAAGGCGCGTCATCGTCGTCATCTCGGATAACGTCGCCCAGCAGTCACGCCATCTCGACCGGCTCGACGCGGAAGACGCCCAAACTCTGCTATCTGAAGTTGGGGCAACCGTATGCGGGCTTATCTTGCCAAATCCCGGCGCTCGCCTCCGTGAGGCCTGGCGACGCGGACTTGCAAACCCAACCCTTTCGCCTGGTGACCTGAACGACTATGCCGCCCAAACCGGTGGCGAAACTGTCAGAACCACCGATGCCGATGCCGGCAATCGCCTGGGGGAGACCCTCAATCGTTTGCGCGCGCGCTACACGGTAGCGTGGGTTTCATCCAATCCGAACCGTGACGGCAAGTTTCGCAAGGTGGTCATTCGCGTCGGCTCAAGCCTGGAAAGCTACGTGGTCAAAACACGACGGGGATACTTCGCGCCGCGTGAATGA
- the tkt gene encoding transketolase, translated as MSQSVETLAINTIRTLSMDAVQAAHSGHPGTPMAMAPVAYTLWNDFLRFDPEDPIWPNRDRFVLSMGHASMLLYSLLHLTETKAVNAKYETTGTPSVSLDDIKKFRQLDSKCPGHPEYRWTSGVETTTGPLGQGIATSVGLAIASKWLGQYFNRPGFEMFDFRVYALCGDGCLMEGIAQEALSLAGHLKLSNLCWIYDNNKITIEGHTDWAFSEDVATRFIACGWNVTRVGDANDTTMLRRALTTANKERERPTLIIVDSHIAWGAPNKQDTHAAHGEPLGEEEIRLTKRNYGWPEDAHFLVPDEVREHFRSGIGQRGRELRRGWMARFEAYREAYPDLADQMLRVQKRELPQGWDADIPTFPPDAKGLAGRDASAKVLNAVAKNFPWLLGGSADLAPSTKTRLVFEGAGDFLADSYGGRNFHFGVREHAMSAILNGLSLAKVRPYGSGFLIFSDYARPAIRLSALMELPTIHIFTHDSIGVGEDGPTHQPIEQLAGLRSIPGLHVFRPADANEVAECWKIILRLKHEPAVLILSRQPIPTLDRSIYASAEHARFGAYTLADSAPGDTPEVVLLATGSEVSLCVAAYERLMADGHRARVVSMPCWSLFEHHSEEYQASVIPPQVRARVAVELASTFGWGRYVTHQRQIIGMKTFGASAPLKEVTKKFGFTVEAIVEAAKREIEANQ; from the coding sequence ATGTCGCAGTCCGTGGAAACCCTTGCCATCAACACGATTCGCACCCTCTCGATGGATGCTGTTCAGGCCGCCCACTCCGGCCACCCGGGCACGCCAATGGCCATGGCCCCGGTAGCTTACACGCTATGGAACGACTTTCTCCGCTTTGACCCCGAAGACCCCATCTGGCCCAACCGCGACCGCTTCGTTCTCTCGATGGGGCATGCCTCGATGCTGCTTTATTCACTGCTTCACCTCACGGAAACCAAAGCCGTCAACGCCAAATACGAAACCACGGGCACACCATCTGTAAGCCTTGACGACATCAAGAAGTTCCGCCAACTCGATAGTAAGTGCCCCGGCCATCCTGAATATCGGTGGACTTCCGGCGTCGAAACCACGACCGGCCCACTCGGACAAGGCATTGCCACCAGTGTTGGACTGGCGATTGCCTCGAAGTGGCTAGGGCAGTACTTCAACCGTCCAGGCTTCGAGATGTTTGACTTCCGCGTTTATGCCCTGTGCGGGGATGGCTGCTTGATGGAAGGGATTGCCCAGGAAGCCCTTTCGCTCGCTGGACACCTCAAGCTGTCCAATCTGTGCTGGATTTACGACAACAATAAAATCACGATTGAAGGCCACACCGACTGGGCCTTTAGCGAGGATGTCGCAACCCGCTTCATTGCCTGTGGGTGGAATGTCACCCGCGTCGGCGACGCCAATGACACCACCATGCTGCGCCGCGCGCTCACCACCGCCAACAAGGAACGCGAACGCCCAACCCTCATCATCGTGGATAGTCACATCGCCTGGGGCGCGCCCAACAAACAAGATACCCATGCGGCCCATGGCGAACCGCTTGGCGAAGAAGAGATTCGCCTGACCAAGCGCAACTATGGCTGGCCGGAAGACGCGCACTTCCTTGTCCCCGATGAAGTGCGCGAACATTTTCGGTCCGGCATCGGGCAGCGCGGGCGCGAACTACGCCGTGGCTGGATGGCGCGTTTCGAGGCCTACCGGGAGGCTTACCCCGATCTGGCTGACCAGATGCTCAGGGTTCAGAAGCGGGAACTTCCCCAGGGCTGGGATGCGGACATTCCGACCTTTCCACCAGACGCGAAGGGCCTTGCCGGACGCGACGCATCGGCCAAGGTGCTCAATGCCGTGGCAAAAAACTTCCCCTGGCTGCTCGGCGGCTCGGCTGACCTTGCCCCTTCGACCAAAACCCGCCTCGTCTTTGAGGGGGCCGGCGACTTTCTGGCCGACTCCTATGGCGGACGCAACTTCCACTTTGGCGTCCGCGAGCATGCCATGAGCGCCATTCTCAACGGGCTATCACTGGCCAAGGTGCGCCCTTACGGCTCTGGCTTTCTCATCTTTTCGGATTACGCCCGGCCGGCCATTCGGCTCAGCGCCCTGATGGAGTTGCCCACGATCCATATCTTTACGCATGACTCGATTGGCGTCGGTGAAGACGGCCCCACCCACCAACCGATTGAGCAGCTCGCCGGATTGCGCTCCATTCCAGGGCTGCATGTTTTTCGTCCGGCAGACGCCAATGAAGTCGCTGAATGCTGGAAGATTATCTTGCGCCTCAAGCACGAGCCGGCCGTACTCATTCTCAGTCGCCAGCCCATTCCAACCCTTGACCGCAGTATTTATGCTAGCGCCGAACATGCGCGATTCGGCGCGTACACCCTGGCCGATAGCGCCCCTGGCGACACCCCGGAAGTCGTGCTGCTGGCCACCGGCTCGGAAGTATCGCTTTGCGTTGCGGCATACGAACGGTTGATGGCCGATGGCCACCGGGCGCGTGTCGTCAGCATGCCCTGTTGGTCACTGTTTGAGCACCATAGCGAGGAATATCAAGCATCCGTTATCCCGCCACAGGTTCGGGCGCGGGTGGCAGTTGAATTGGCCTCGACCTTCGGCTGGGGACGCTACGTCACGCACCAACGCCAGATCATCGGCATGAAAACTTTTGGCGCGAGCGCTCCACTTAAGGAAGTCACCAAAAAGTTTGGCTTCACAGTTGAAGCGATTGTTGAAGCTGCAAAGCGTGAAATCGAAGCCAATCAGTGA
- a CDS encoding class I SAM-dependent methyltransferase — translation MTSSSEHIDWAMGKFADNYDACMRPLERRFFEARRRQLIPRAEGVVLEVGGGTGANLPFYQSATSLTFTDPDPAMLWIAATKPRPATLAVDFVSAKAEALPFPNAHFDTVVTTLVLCSVQDPALALAEIRRVLRPGGRLVALEHVRPGGLLGYLADALTPLQQRLAAGCCLNRQTRQSIQAAGFSINYERLSLLDILAELEAIRQP, via the coding sequence TTGACCAGCTCTTCGGAACACATTGACTGGGCGATGGGCAAGTTTGCCGATAACTACGATGCCTGCATGCGACCGCTCGAACGGCGGTTTTTCGAGGCGCGGCGGCGACAGCTCATTCCACGCGCGGAAGGCGTGGTTTTGGAAGTCGGCGGCGGGACGGGCGCGAACTTGCCTTTCTATCAATCAGCGACTTCCCTGACCTTCACCGACCCCGACCCGGCCATGCTCTGGATCGCGGCAACCAAGCCCCGTCCCGCCACGCTCGCCGTTGATTTCGTCAGCGCCAAGGCGGAAGCGCTGCCCTTTCCAAACGCGCACTTCGATACGGTTGTCACCACGCTGGTGCTGTGTAGCGTCCAGGACCCAGCTCTGGCGCTCGCTGAAATTCGCCGCGTTCTGCGGCCCGGCGGACGCCTCGTTGCGCTTGAGCACGTCCGCCCCGGCGGACTGCTTGGGTATCTGGCGGACGCGCTCACGCCACTCCAGCAACGACTGGCCGCCGGCTGCTGCCTCAATCGCCAGACACGCCAGTCCATTCAAGCCGCCGGCTTCAGTATCAACTACGAGCGGCTTTCCCTGCTTGACATCCTGGCTGAACTTGAGGCGATCCGGCAGCCCTGA